One window of the Solanum stenotomum isolate F172 chromosome 11, ASM1918654v1, whole genome shotgun sequence genome contains the following:
- the LOC125844174 gene encoding E3 UFM1-protein ligase 1 homolog, whose protein sequence is MDEELLELQRQFEFAQQVKSTVRLSDRNVVELVQKLHQLQIIDFDLLHTISGKEYITPEQLRNEIVAEINSLGRVSLIDLADSTGVDLYHVEKQAQYVVSHDSSLMLINGEIISNTYWDTAAEEINERLQECSQIAIAEIAGQLQVGSELVVSILEPRLGTLVKGRLEGGQLYTPAYVARVSAMVRGAARGIFVPMNTTALWNSLLTLLQEMDGAVGVAVDTSFFQSLFNGLVKEREILGSLRAGVHWTPSVFAIAQKDCVDSFFSQNSFVTYQALQKLGIPQPSQFLQSRYPDGISLDSTFAHPSIIEILDAAVEDAIERNSWIDSLSVLPASFGSQDAFKILSLCPSVQAAQKSNRALILGDTYIFSNGFVKDLFDRMEKEMETLSIPGLVGSGPVDEFRVAKDAKVGYDNSTIEVNETSSDAGISKQALEKGSKKKKGKSGGNTKMAQAETGTDNQESTPSKSKKSQRKGKVSSGSQTSESKSGARNDEDSVGAISEEWVIQKITSLNPDFEEQGLDDPEMILLPLAKHLRPLLVNSWKERKKAAFTENTQKIKKLLDNLQKKLDESFLNMQLYEKALDLFEDDPSTSALLHKHLLRTTGTSIVDTLLLNLDMLNKLKNGVPVEPQTPESISLSPGDRSALAKSLPGSMSAKAIATVEALEGKRAESFMSALREVAEESGLALKKLDKKLERTLLHSYRKDLTSQVSAETDPVSLLPQVISLLYVQVHGKALQAPGRAISAAVSWLKDKLDDSAFKTLVDYQSGTVSVLALVAAATGDEEDCTSDRILSKREVLEELMPALKGLVLGTTQSQA, encoded by the exons ATGGATGAAGAATTGCTGGAATTGCAGAGACAATTTGAATTTGCACAACAAGTAAAATCTACTGTTCGATTATCAGACCGAAATGTTGTCGAATTGGTCCAGAAACTTCATCAGCTCCAAATCATTGACTTTGATCTCCTTCATACTATCTCCGGCAAAGAATACATCACTCCG GAGCAATTGAGGAATGAAATTGTGGCAGAGATCAACAGTCTAGGACGTGTTTCGCTGATTGATTTAGCTGATTCTACGGGGGTAGACTTGTACCATGTTGAGAAACAAGCTCAGTATGTAGTATCCCATGACTCATCCCTCATGTTAATTAATGGGGAAATTATCTCGAATACATATTGGGATACGGCAGCTGAAGAAATCAATGAAAGACTTCAAGAATGTAGCCAAATTGCCATTGCTGAAATAGCAGGACAACTACAAGTTGGATCAGAGCTAGTAGTATCCATTCTTGAACCTCGTCTTGGGACTTTG GTAAAAGGTAGGCTTGAAGGTGGGCAGTTGTATACACCCGCCTATGTTGCTCGTGTAAGTGCAATGGTCCGTGGTGCAGCTAGGGGTATTTTTGTTCCAATGAACACAACAGCGTTATGGAACTCCTTGCTGACTTTACTGCAAGAGATGGACGGAGCTGTTGGTGTTGCTGTTGACACTTCATTTTTCCAGTCCTTGTTTAATGGCTTAGTAAAAGAACGCGAGATTCTCGGATCACTTCGTGCAGGAGTTCATTGGACACCTTCC GTCTTTGCCATTGCACAAAAGGACTGTGTAGATTCCTTCTTTTCGCAG AATTCATTTGTTACTTATCAAGCTCTGCAAAAACTCGGGATTCCGCAACCTTCCCAATTCCTGCAG TCCAGATATCCAGATGGTATATCTCTGGACTCAACATTTGCTCACCCTTCTATAATTGAGATACTGGATGCCGCTGTTGAGGATGCCATAGAACGTAATAGCTG GATTGATTCGCTTTCAGTTTTACCCGCTTCCTTTGGTAGCCAAGATGCATTTAAGATTCTGTCACTATGTCCATCAGTTCAAGCAGCACAAAAG TCAAATAGAGCACTTATCTTGggagatacatatatttttagcaaTGGGTTTGTCAAG GATCTGTTTGATCGGATGGAAAAAGAGATGGAAACTTTAAGCATTCCAGGGCTTGTTGGTTCTGGGCCTGTAGATGAGTTTCGTGTTGCTAAAGATGCTAAAGTTGGATATGATAATAGCACCATTGAAGTAAATGAAACAAGCAGTGATGCCGGTATCAGCAAACAGGCCTTGGAGAAAGGAtctaagaagaagaaaggaaaatcaGGTGGGAATACTAAGATGGCACAAGCTGAAACAGGGACAGATAACCAGGAATCTACCCCTAGTAAATCTAAGAAAAGCCAGAGGAAAGGTAAAGTATCATCTGGCTCACAAACGTCAGAATCAAAGTCAGGTGCTAGAAATGATGAGGACAGTGTTGGCGCTATTTCCGAAGAATGGGTAATTCAGAAGATCACGTCTCTTAATCCTGACTTTGAAGAACAAG GTCTGGATGACCCGGAGATGATTCTTTTGCCTTTAGCAAAACATCTGAGACCTTTGCTCGTCAATTCATGGAAGGAACGAAAAAAGGCTGCTTTCACTGAAAatacccaaaaaataaaaaaactacttGATAATTTGCAAAAGAAACTTGATGAG TCATTTTTAAACATGCAGCTTTATGAAAAAGCCCTCGATTTGTTTGAAGATGACCCATCAACTTCG GCTCTTCTACACAAGCATCTATTGCGAACTACAGGAACCTCAATTGTTGATACATTGTTGCTTAACCTG GATATGCTTAATAAACTGAAAAATGGAGTTCCGGTTGAGCCTCAAACTCCCGAATCCATTTCACTTAGCCCTGGAGATAGAAGCGCTCTG GCTAAGAGTCTGCCAGGTAGTATGTCAGCCAAGGCCATTGCAACAGTTGAAGCTTTAGAAGGGAAG CGGGCGGAATCATTTATGTCGGCACTGAGAGAAGTTGCCGAAGAAAG TGGATTAGCTTTGAAGAAGCTTGACAAGAAATTGGAAAGAACCCTTTTGCATTCGTATCGCAAG GATTTGACATCTCAAGTTTCTGCTGAAACGGATCCAGTTTCCCTCTTACCGCAAGTTATATCTCTCCTTTATGTACAG GTTCATGGAAAAGCTCTTCAGGCTCCTGGTAGGGCCATTTCAGCTGCTGTCTCTTGGTTAAAG GATAAACTGGATGACTCGGCATTCAAGACTTTGGTTGACTACCAGAGTGGAACAGTGAGCGTCTTGGCTCTAGTGGCTGCTGCAACTGGGGAC